From the genome of Alphaproteobacteria bacterium, one region includes:
- a CDS encoding lysophospholipid acyltransferase family protein — translation MRPVLFTILFYGWTTLAGFLVLPLLLGPPRPVMAYSRLWIRGALWLLRITVGLSHRVVGRENIPNGPALFAVKHQSAWDTLAINLIVRDAAIVLKRELTWIPLFGWCLIRTRQIAIDRAGGMSALRGMVKMARAALADGRPIVIYPEGTRVAPSAKQPYHAGISALHGALDVPVVPVALNSGLFWPRRSLKLRPGVITIEFLPPLAEDIPRREFIKKLETTIEAAAERLYRESAATTADLNGRRAVDKVVED, via the coding sequence ATGCGACCGGTCCTGTTCACCATCCTGTTCTACGGGTGGACCACCCTCGCGGGCTTCCTGGTGCTGCCGCTCCTGCTCGGGCCACCCCGCCCGGTGATGGCCTATAGCCGGTTGTGGATTCGCGGTGCGCTCTGGCTACTGCGCATCACCGTCGGGCTGTCGCACCGGGTCGTGGGACGCGAGAACATCCCCAACGGACCGGCGCTGTTCGCGGTCAAACACCAGTCGGCCTGGGACACGCTGGCGATCAATCTGATCGTCCGCGACGCCGCCATTGTGCTGAAGCGGGAACTCACCTGGATTCCACTATTCGGCTGGTGTCTGATCCGCACGCGCCAGATCGCCATCGACCGGGCCGGCGGCATGTCGGCGCTGCGCGGCATGGTCAAGATGGCGCGGGCCGCGCTCGCCGACGGGCGCCCGATCGTAATCTATCCCGAAGGAACCCGGGTCGCGCCGAGCGCGAAGCAGCCGTACCATGCCGGTATTTCGGCCCTGCATGGCGCCCTAGATGTGCCTGTCGTCCCGGTGGCGCTGAATTCCGGATTATTCTGGCCACGACGCTCGCTCAAGCTTCGTCCCGGGGTCATCACAATCGAGTTCTTGCCGCCGCTGGCCGAAGATATTCCAAGACGCGAATTCATCAAAAAGCTTGAAACGACGATCGAAGCTGCGGCGGAACGGTTGTATCGGGAAAGCGCTGCGACAACCGCTGACTTGAATGGTCGACGGGCTGTGGATAAAGTTGTGGAAGACTGA
- a CDS encoding YdcF family protein, with product MARKRHRRWRRIFILAGLLIFIWAFGLFVFVERIPALSGDRDDALRTDAIVVLTGGRGRVEHGTNLLAQSAARKMLISGVGPNVAPRDVIPAAQLETNTLDCCVTLGRAARNTRENAVEAAGWVAANGVTSLRLVTADFHMPRSLLEFHSRLPDVKIVPDPVTSENVHLTRWWRWPGTAFLLAGEYNKYLAARLRVFAAQILERG from the coding sequence ATGGCCCGCAAGCGACATCGCCGCTGGCGGCGCATCTTCATCCTGGCGGGGCTGCTGATCTTCATCTGGGCGTTCGGCCTGTTCGTGTTCGTCGAGCGCATCCCGGCATTGAGCGGCGACCGGGACGACGCCCTTCGTACCGATGCCATCGTCGTCCTGACCGGCGGCCGCGGCCGGGTTGAGCACGGCACAAATTTGCTGGCGCAATCTGCGGCACGGAAGATGCTGATCTCGGGTGTCGGCCCGAATGTGGCACCGCGCGACGTGATCCCGGCCGCACAGCTTGAAACCAACACCCTGGATTGCTGTGTCACCCTGGGCCGAGCCGCCCGCAACACGCGCGAGAATGCCGTCGAGGCGGCCGGGTGGGTCGCCGCGAACGGCGTCACCAGCCTGCGCCTCGTCACCGCCGACTTTCACATGCCGCGCAGCCTGCTCGAATTTCATTCGCGCCTGCCCGACGTGAAAATCGTGCCTGACCCGGTCACATCGGAGAATGTGCACCTGACACGTTGGTGGCGCTGGCCCGGCACCGCATTCCTGCTGGCCGGGGAATACAACAAGTATCTGGCAGCCCGTCTGCGGGTCTTCGCCGCCCAAATACTGGAAAGGGGCTGA